In Microvenator marinus, one genomic interval encodes:
- a CDS encoding DUF4388 domain-containing protein: MYHVLIVDEEEHLLWALEKNLFPNRDDISIITANSGERGFELLKSRPIDLLVCDIKMPGRLDGFQLILRAKEAAPEARVIIMTAFGTQRVQNFADRIGVTHYIEKPFNVAELRDVILEILDEKEGFQGVLSDLELTDIIQMLCLAKRTTLLHLKHRDHRGKIFFEKGEVIHSEFDGARGEDAVYQMLALRQGDIFMQSDFTVDERTIHTGWQDLLLEGLRRSDEQSFEEERDNTDVGMRVSDPAIQSVLAETSSFDEEDSGAFPFFSEKELEEIERASEAQLDEASEDFKGPFMSPAQEVSEVEVQIDGFKKAIDMFVKDCPGLVVTGLISPKDAMGLHFTTIEAHCFEPDITPVFFSDVIAAAERAASAISKTNRLREMQITLDSEHLLLRVIEGTPYLHFAVVSKNTSLGVAIVLMRRMQESLQSELGA; the protein is encoded by the coding sequence ATGTATCATGTTCTCATCGTGGACGAAGAAGAGCACTTGCTTTGGGCGCTCGAAAAGAACCTCTTCCCCAACCGTGATGATATTTCCATTATCACGGCAAACTCGGGTGAGCGAGGATTTGAGTTATTGAAGTCGCGCCCGATCGACCTCTTGGTCTGCGATATCAAGATGCCGGGACGTCTCGACGGCTTCCAGCTCATCCTACGCGCCAAAGAAGCTGCGCCAGAAGCGCGTGTGATTATCATGACCGCTTTTGGAACTCAGCGAGTTCAGAACTTTGCGGACCGGATCGGCGTAACTCATTATATCGAGAAACCGTTCAATGTTGCTGAATTGCGCGATGTAATTCTGGAGATATTGGACGAAAAGGAAGGCTTTCAGGGAGTCCTCTCCGACCTGGAGCTCACCGATATCATTCAGATGTTATGCTTGGCCAAACGCACGACCTTGCTTCATCTGAAACACCGCGACCATCGCGGAAAGATCTTCTTTGAAAAGGGCGAAGTGATTCACTCCGAGTTTGACGGGGCGAGAGGTGAGGACGCGGTCTACCAAATGTTGGCGCTGAGGCAGGGCGATATCTTCATGCAATCCGACTTTACCGTGGACGAAAGAACGATTCACACCGGGTGGCAAGATCTCTTGTTGGAGGGGCTTAGACGTAGTGACGAGCAGTCCTTCGAGGAGGAGCGCGACAATACCGATGTGGGAATGAGGGTCTCAGATCCGGCGATCCAGTCGGTGTTGGCTGAGACCTCTTCGTTTGACGAAGAAGACTCAGGGGCATTCCCGTTCTTCTCTGAAAAGGAACTCGAGGAGATTGAACGAGCGAGTGAGGCCCAGCTTGACGAAGCTAGCGAAGACTTTAAAGGGCCATTCATGAGCCCTGCACAGGAAGTGTCTGAAGTTGAAGTTCAGATCGATGGATTCAAGAAAGCAATCGATATGTTCGTCAAGGACTGCCCGGGGCTTGTCGTGACCGGACTCATTTCACCCAAAGACGCAATGGGGCTTCATTTCACGACAATCGAGGCTCATTGCTTTGAGCCCGATATCACACCGGTTTTCTTCTCCGACGTCATCGCTGCTGCGGAACGGGCAGCAAGCGCAATCTCGAAGACTAACCGTTTGCGAGAGATGCAAATCACCCTGGATTCCGAACATCTCTTGCTCAGAGTTATCGAAGGCACGCCCTATCTTCACTTTGCCGTGGTTAGCAAGAACACGAGTTTGGGAGTCGCTATCGTGCTGATGCGTCGTATGCAAGAAAGTCTACAAAGCGAGCTGGGAGCCTGA